In Vicia villosa cultivar HV-30 ecotype Madison, WI linkage group LG7, Vvil1.0, whole genome shotgun sequence, the DNA window GTCTTTGGGAAACAGACCATGCCCGTCTGTAATTCGGCGTCGCGCAATCATTTAAGATGCGTTCCCTTGAAGCGTTCAACGGGGTGTATTCTCGGAACTTCCCAACTGGGGTTTTGTAATCCTTGGGGTCCCGGCCTTTGTCGTCCTTCTTTTTGTCCGCTCCCCGGCAGGAATCATCTTGGTGGGCATTTTTACTGCTCTCTTCTTGCCTGGAGTTACAGACAGTGTGGGCGGCTTCTTTCTCCTCATACTGTATGTACGCTTGGGCTTTGAGGAAGAATTCGTCCAGAGTAGCGGGTGTTTCGATCCCGACGGCCTTGGCGAAGTCTGAACGTGGTTGGAGACCTCGCTTGAGTAGGAATTTCTTCATATGGGCTGTCGTGGACACTTGCACGGCTTCTTTGTTGAATCTTTCAATATAAGCCCGTAGAGACTAGTATTTTCCTTAGATGATGTCTTCCAACGAGGCTTCAGATTTCCGGTGTCtccgggaggctgtgaagtgtcTGGAGAAAAGTTTTCCGAGCACCTTCCAGGAAGTGATGGATTCGTCAGGTAAACTTTTATACCAAGTCATGGCTCCTTTGCGCAGGGTGGTAGGGAACAAACGGCATTTGATGGCCCCGTGCACCCCTCTGTAATCAAGAAGGGCGTCGATATTCTCTATATGTTCGTCTAGATCCATGGTCCCGTCGTATGTGCCCAAAGGAGGGGGCTTCTCGAGACCGGTCGGCAAGGGAGCCTCTAAGATTGCGTGGGATAGAGGACCATGGCACTCCTCTTCCTCGTCGCTAGTGGACGGAGAGGAAGATCGGCTGTGGCTACGCCTGCGTCGCCTCCGGTTGTCGTCGTGCCTTGCCGGAGGCGATCTAGACTTCCTTTTTGGCCGAAGGGATATTGATCGGCGTCGAGAGTGACGGTCGCCTGACCCTATCTTGGAGGAAGGACCCGCATTCTCCCTGGGGGAGGGGGAACGAGGGCGTTTCTTGGTTACTACGTCGCGTCGAGAACGAGGTTTGTGACCGGGGGGAGTTTTTGAACGACGCTTCTACTCAAGGGCCTCGATCCTATCGTTTTGCTGCTTAATGAGCGCCTTGGTCTGAGCCAGAGCGGCCAGAACGGCGGTCATAGTCTGGTACGGGGGAGTCTGACCCTTGGAGGAAAAAGGGTTGCCCAGAATTTCTTCGTGGTCGTCCCTCCCGCATGCGTCTTCGAGACGTTAGAATGTCTCGTCTTGGAGATCTCTTGGGGAGGGAGATGCTGAGGCACCGTCGCGAGGTACGGTGCTCCTAGGTGGAGGTATAACGACGGAGATGTCgttttttatgagttttgaagCTTCTAATGAAGAGGGGTCTTTGTTATTGCCGGCCatgagtaatgatttgattaaagcTTTGGTCCCTGGGTTCTTGTAGGAGACAAGAATGGATCAAGAAGGTGCAAGAAAAAGGAACGGGGGAGCTAgattttcccacagacggcgccactgatcttaccgagtggatcagatggccagcaacaatgaaggcttgatgTTCGAGATGATTGATGGgaaaaaagggttgtacctgcaaggcactacGATGCCAAAGTatgtattccacaaggtacaacaaagtgagaaaaTTTGGGGGTCgtaaagattaccttgccctctgtgtggagagggctatttataggatgttCTTATGTGGATTAAACTCCTCCTTTTGGAGCGAATATTTAGGTGACACACGAACTGGTTGTTTACCGGGCACGAGGGTCCCTCGTGGTCGGCTGTCTTGTGAGTTTGCCCGGAGCGACCGGGCGGAACTTGTCACGCGTGGTCTAAAGTGTCTTGGGCCGAAGGCTGGATTGGCCCAATTATACTGATTGGGTCGTTCCAGAACAAATGTAAAAGCGAAAAACCTCTTTGAACCAAAACACAAAAGAAACTTCATCCAAAGAAatcacagaagaagaagaatcaaaatgagtacCTATGTTGAAacttcatccaaagaaattagagaagaggaagaaccaaAACACAAAATGAGTACTTCAATAATGATAGAACAGAAGTTGCTATGGCTGTAGAGGCCCAAGTCTTTGAAAGAGACCCTGCTAAATgacataataaattataattaatcgaTTATTTTTTATTAGACAAACGAGTATGGGTATGGATATTTAGCAGTGGCGGAGGCAAAAATTTTAGACAGTCCGGCCAAAAATTTTAACTACAAGTTATATGtgacataatatataaatagtcctAAAGTGTGCTACATAAGAGAGATAAAATCTAACCAGCAAATACTGTGTTAAATAAAATTATGAGGTAAATGCCCTCTCCGAGACCTTTTTTCGGTGAATTttcgaataatatcaacatctgttttaattttcacaatatttttattaattttgtctaaaaatcagCTATTAAGTTGGAGGgtatacaaagaaaatagggatcGAGCCCGGGCGCGTGTCTGAGCTAGCTGGGTCATGGAACCGCCCCTAGTATTTAGGTACCCATAAGATACAACTACAGTTACTAACATTGATATCTATGCAGATATGAGTTCGGATACGAGGATTATTTTAAAGGGTGGGTAGAAGACGGGTCCTATTGCCCAAATCCTATAGGTTGACATCATACTTTGTACCGTTGCTTGTGTGTACTTTAGCTCCTTGTAACATTTGATTGCTTTAATTAAACTCTCCctactttttgtttttgtttttgttttcggtATAGATAGGACCCCTAAGTttcaagagaaaaaaaaactaagcAAGGTTTTATACAcatatttattcaattttttacaaaaatttatttaattaaatcacgATTTTTCACATGGCTAAGACTTTGTTTGAattgatggaatcggatggagcggagcggaatggaatgtgATAGAATGAAATGATGTTTCATTGCTTGGTTTATTTAAAATTGGATGAAGCGGAGTAGAAtgtgatgcaataaaatgatgtTGCGTTGTTTGATTTACTTAAAATTGAATGCAATGGAGCGGAATATAGTGATAAGAATTTCATTTCATTCTATCACTTATCACCATATTTCTTATACTTCGATTTGGACGGAAAGAACAATTTATCTTGTTCCGTcctaaaattttcaaacaataAATTAATATACTTGTTCCGCTCCACTCTATTCCATATCACCACATTTCCCTCTGTTAACTTCATAAGAtccaaacataacctaaaaaattaataatataaattgttaaagaaaaaagtttcataaactaatttatttaattgtatcaactgttaatggtttttttttaaaatattgttttatttatggTTCTTATAATCATGATTGAAGTTACATATCATGACCATAATGTCATCGGATATTCtttacaattttttaataaaaaaattatcgcATGAGTCAAAATCAGTTCTACAAGCCAAGATAAtttataaaacacacaaaagcttCATATCCATAAGTCAAAATCAGTTCTACAAGCCAAGATTGTTCTACTCTAGAACAGTCAACCATAATAAATCAATTACATGTTTCTGAAACGACTTTAGACTCTCCTAAATTAAAATGAAACCCTAGCATACTATTCATGTTTGTTAATCACACCCGAATGAACTCTGGACCTTTGACAATGGCATCACTACGCTTCTTTGATCTATAGCACTTCCTGTTTCTATAATAATAAGATACTGGAAAGTAAGTTGGTACTTTTGTGATCACAAGATTGAGTGGAGCTGGATACAAATCTTCTGAGCATGATctgaaaattcaaaataataataataataagaaaaacatAATTAGATTAACTAGAAGTttataaatcattgaaaaactaAAGTTTTGACGCATTAAAtgtgataaaaaaaattcaagtaATCATAAAAATTAGGAAACAACAACAAGTTACCTTGGAGAAGGTGAGTCCTGCTTATAATTTTCTTCAGCCTTTTCGTTCAGAATCTTTTCATCAATAATCTGAAAATATAACATGAGGGTGAATTCAAATCTTGAAGATAGGGCATTTGTATACCAAGAATCAAAAAGATAGTTGAAAAAAATTACCTGAAATTTGAAATATGATCCAGGATGAAAAGAGAGGTACTCTTTTTCTTCGGTAGAAGCATTCTCATTCTTGAAAGCATTTGGTTCCCAGCTCCATGGAGTGAAAAAAGAATCATCTTTCTCAAGAAAGGATAAGAATCTTGCATCAAGCTTTGTATCCTTCAATCTCTTAGAAGCATCATCGTTGTCACTAGTTACCATGGTATCGGTATCAATGAGATCATCACTTTCCTCTTTTGTAAAGTATCTGCACTTCATGGTTCTTGAGAGGCTAAGAGAATAAATGATAGATGCAATATGAAACTGTGTTGGTTCAATCTAAAATATGAATTGAAAAAACGGTTTAGGCAAATATATAAGGTGCATGTGGATAACTTTGAAgttataaaagatatgatttacCGTAAAGATTTTTTTCTTAAATGTTGTATGATATATCCAAAAAGATTTTGCCAATTAAATATCAATTTTGATAGTAGAcataagaaattgttttacatacaaccaatcacaaaattttaattaattaaaaaataaatgaaaattttcctctctccttcataatctcaaccaccctatatctaattaaaaacaaaattttaattaattaaaaaataaattaaaaatttgattctccttcataatctcaaccaccccatgcatccaattaaaaacaaaattaaaataaattttatatatatatatatatatatatatatatatatatatatatatatatatatatatatatatatatatatatatatatatatatatatatatatatatatatatatatcattcttttaaaatatataaaatgataTATCTTATGTGTACAAAATATTGAGAAATTAATGAATCTTTATGCATTTATTGTTATCCATTCCTGACCTATATTGCGACATTTAGAGCATCAAATCCAAATAGTTCACTTTAGTTTTTTAAATGAATTCCAttgcatttttttatataattccaCACTTTTGAATTATTTAAGCAATTcaatgttttcaaaatattcacaCATTAGAGACAGTGTTTTAAACCAACTAATGGACTAATGCCCTTTTAGCCTTATAAATCAATCCATTTATAAAACTAATCCTTCAAGGTTTCCATACACAGTTTTTGAATTAGAGAAATACCATTTCAGGATATAGCTGATCTACAATTCTATATATAAAACAATTACCTTCAATTACACAAGGATGTATCATTTCCAACAAACTTTACATCAATAGAAGAATGGTAGCTCCAATGAAAATCCACTATCTCTAAAACTCAGTATGATGGTCTGTAGTTGTACCTGCCCCGCACACTGGCAGGAGATTGAACACCTCTGTCACTCGCCATATCATAATAATCTATTTCACTATTATCTGAGTAAAGACCATTTTGGTTTACACTCGTTTCTGAACCAGCATTACTGCTAGTAGCATGTGGAGAACCCGAGACACTAACATTTATGCTTCGCTGATGTCCTGATCGCACACTATACATTGAAGAAGCTGGAATATTTGTCATCAATGGTCGTGAATTTCCGGGAACCCTTTTTCTTATATCCTGTTCAAAAAGAAACAAGAAATAATTAGGgcgaaaaatacaaaaaaaaaaaattgatgcaataattaaataaaaaagaatgaaGTGAAACAAACACTAATTGAGGAACTCTCAAGTAATCTTGAAACACTATGCATCCAGAAAGGGAATAAGTTACTATACATATCATTTTACAGTATTTTATACAAGAGTAGTGATTGACACTATTCATCATATGCATTACAAATTTATTCTGAACTGATGGAAGAAAAATACGAAAATTGCATATGCATACCATATGCCTAATAGCCATATCCAAGGATTTCTTCGAGAGTGTTCTTCCAAAACCAGAGCTATCTGGAGATGGAGTTGACTTGCCAGATAGATTACTACGGGGAGAGTTTTTGACATCCATCTTGGGAGGTGCTAGTTTCCTCATATTTATTACCCTCTCAACCATTTTAGTGCCCATTGCAACAGGACTGACTTTGTCATTCGCTTTGGAATATCCACGATTAACAGCAGGCATAGAGCTTCCACTTGTATGAGAAATGCCATTGGCTGGCCGTCCTCTAGAAGGAGAGCATGATTGCCTCTTTGGTCTGCCAATAGAAGCCGGCTCAATAGACGAAGAGCGTGCGGAGGGTGCTCCAGGTCTTCCCCTAGTTGCTGAAACTGATCTTTCCGAAAGTGTTGTCCTCAAGTTGGGGGGAGCATCAAGTGAAAAGTTAGGCATTTCAGATGGCTTCCATGGTCGTGATCTTGCTATTGGTGAAGTTCCCCGTGATGGTGTTGGCTGCTTCAACAAGGCTGGAGCTGGCTTGGGTATTGAAGAAGTCTTAACTGATGGAGCAGAGATGGTTGACACATTTAATGGTGTGGATGGTTGGCGCGTAGGTGTTGATGCCCTTGATACAGGCCTGGAGTTAGATAAGGTGGGCCTGGAATTAGATAAGGTAGGCCTGCTGGTCGGTGTTGAAGATCTTGTAGTAGATCTTGACAAGGGTGTTGAAGACCTAGAAGGAACTGTGGGTTTAGCTGCAGGAACTGTAGTCGTCTTGATGGCAGGAACTGTAGTCTTAGCTGAAGGAAGACTGGGCTTGGCCGCAGCTACCATTGTCCTAGTTGAAGGTATCGGTGTCCGGGAAGTAGGCATTGAAGGTATCGATGTCCGAGAAGTAGGCGTTGAAGGTATCGATGTTCGAGAAGTAGGCGTTGAAGGTATCAATGTACGGGAAGTAGGTGTTGAAGGTATCGATGTCCGGGAAGTAGGCGTCGAAGGTCTAGATGATTTTGAAGATGTGGTTAATGTAGACCGTCCCGTGGGAGTTGCAGGTCTTGATCCTGGATTCCCTGATGATGAAGGCCTCCTGGTTCCACCACCTGAAGCGGTCAACCCAGGAGACGAAGCTTGCTTAGAAACTAAGGTGTTCCTTCTACTATGCTCCGGCGGAGGATTTGCCATCTACAACCACAACAAAATAAATACAAGAATGACTTCTGGCTAGCATAAGATAATTGTTTAATAATTTTATCACAACAAGAGTTTAAAACTAAGAGTTATCAACTTACTAATATATTGCCTACAAATATTAAGACAAAATAAGATTTATTCATAAAAGAAGAAACTTATTCATACAGAGAAAAATTACAGCGGAAAAGGAGGAAAAAGGATATCAAACAAAGGAGCAAACAAGAAAAACAGATAATCAATATAACTGAGGCATCCTATGCAAATCTAAGACAAAAACTACAATTCCTCAAAACCAGGAACTTAACGCGAAAAGTATAATTTCATTAGTGTACTCAAATCCAATGTAACAGAAAACATCTCCCAAAGACCATGACATGATCCAAAAGATCTTGTTAATTTGCTTACTCTAGATTTTAATGCCATGGGACGTGTGGTTGAAGCACCAAGCTGACTCATAACAGTTTTTTTAGTTTCCATCTCCAAAGAAGGAAAAAGAGGAGTCCCAGGAGGAGTTAGAAGCCTGAAAAAACAATAAGTATGTTGAGCcccaatttaaaataaatcattttcttacATCTTAAATAAACATTAGAGCATGtcagaaaaatataatatatagtaGTGTTTATTCATTTATTTCTCGTTGCTTCAGACACGCAATACGCAATGTCTATGCAAGAACCTTTGTACAACAAAACTACCAAACTTTATTCCAGGGTTGACTACATAGGTCACACCTTTATGTTTCACTCAATACTAGTAAAACTTTGTAGTATTGGTTTTCATTTTTCTCAAGTACTTTTGTTGTGTTAGTAGTTTCAGTACATAATGAAGAGTCccattattagaacaagaataATATTAGTAACAAAAAATTACAGCAGTAACATAATAGCACAAATAATGAAATTAAGCTGATTCAAATACTCAAACATGTAATTTCTTACAATGTCTTTTTAAGCCGGTGAGAATGGGGAGGCATAAGCCACTGGGCTACAGACTACAGTTTTTCAATAAATAAGTAATCAATAACTTCTAAAAATACATTATCTTCTAAACTTCAAGTTACAAAAACAAGATAGCATTTTAGAAATTTTGTCCATATCATCATATCATAATAATACTAAAACGGGAAAACCCAAGAAAATTATCCTCTCAATGAGATTAATTGTGATTGCACAAGGTTTCACCCACTTTTGATTTCAAGTGAGATAAGATCatgatatatttaaaattaaaccaaagGGTAGATGCACCGTTAACTGCGAAATTTGCAGATTTAGAGAAACTTGGCCTAAAACTTGGATTTTGAACAACAGTTCCCATCCACGCATCTGATGTTCCCAAGTCCCATGAATGTAATGAAAGCATTTTGTTATCATTTAACCACATAAAACTACCAATACTCCTAACCCCTGTCCGTGTCAACTGTCAAATATCATGTAACAAGGGCACAATAATGACACAAATCCCCCTTATTCTATAAAGAGCCGTAATTAGCGTTGATGTTAACCATTAACATATAATAGTAACACCACATTTTATTGGAAAGAACATGCTATACCATAGGACCCTATATTACTATTTAAGGAATAAGCTTTGTCTTTTAATTTGCATAAGTAAGATGAAggaaattagtgttaatgacaatGAGTGCTACCTACACCTATACTCACGGagcaaaaaaataagaaaatggaAACTTCCAAACTAATTGCCATTGTTAAATTTTTACCATCAAATTGAAGAAAATGACCAGACATCTCttacattttctttatttttttgtctTCCCTttattgtgagagatcaaggaaAAAGTTGAAATACTCATACCACAAAAGTAAAAGTATCAAAGATAGTATGAGCTAATATCAACTGAAAAAACTCAACTTTCTCTAAAAATAGAAACCACATTGTACAATCTTTTATCCAACTAAAAAACAACCTTCAAGCTGCATTATTACACTAATTACCAAAACAGAAAGCCATTATCAcaaatatttcataaaaaaacAAAGATGGAAAAGGCAAAGAAAGGTACAAGGAACAAACACATACCATTCATAGTCATTCTTATCAGTTTCAGAATTGAGAAAATCATCAGCACCAGTCTTACGCACAGGAGCTTCAGTTGATGATGAAATGTTAAATAACGGAGAACTCCTCGAATTTAAGCCTGAAAGGTACAAAAAATTACAAATGATACCAACAattcaacaacaataaaaaaacaaattcaacAACAAATGATTTTTCAGTTCTTCACCATCATCCACCTAAAACTGCAAAGCATAAATTCACCACAAAAAAAACTACAATGCATAATAATCATCAACATCAAGGTTTTAGAAAACAATTTGTTACCGCCAAAACAGCCGCTATATAACGGTATTAGAAGGTGCTGACACCCATACCATAATTCACCGTTTTTGTGATGAAAAAGAAATTGTAGTTAACTCACACTTGACGACTGCAATTAGTATCACAACATTTGTACGAAATCGCAAAAGCCTTTACGTGCCCTCTTTGTTGATCAACATCAGGCTTTAAAAAACGCGACCGCGAAAACGCCGCAACAAAACCAATACCATTGTCAccgttttttatattaaaaaccaaaTTATGGTTAATTCACACGACGACGGCAATTAGTATCACAACATACTAACTGTCCGAAATCGCAAAAGCCTTTACACGTGCGCGTGATCATTATGTAAAATCTTGATCAACATGATGAATCAACAAAAACCATAATCATTACATCAAATAAGCGCTCTTGATTTCAaaatgtgttatatatatatactacATTTATCTCTAAATATAATATTATAGAAAAAGTTCATcctcaaaataattaacaaaattactAAATCATCTATCTAACACAAAATTAACGCATTAAACACACAACCTAATTAATTT includes these proteins:
- the LOC131621014 gene encoding uncharacterized protein LOC131621014 isoform X2, which codes for METKKTVMSQLGASTTRPMALKSRMANPPPEHSRRNTLVSKQASSPGLTASGGGTRRPSSSGNPGSRPATPTGRSTLTTSSKSSRPSTPTSRTSIPSTPTSRTLIPSTPTSRTSIPSTPTSRTSIPSMPTSRTPIPSTRTMVAAAKPSLPSAKTTVPAIKTTTVPAAKPTVPSRSSTPLSRSTTRSSTPTSRPTLSNSRPTLSNSRPVSRASTPTRQPSTPLNVSTISAPSVKTSSIPKPAPALLKQPTPSRGTSPIARSRPWKPSEMPNFSLDAPPNLRTTLSERSVSATRGRPGAPSARSSSIEPASIGRPKRQSCSPSRGRPANGISHTSGSSMPAVNRGYSKANDKVSPVAMGTKMVERVINMRKLAPPKMDVKNSPRSNLSGKSTPSPDSSGFGRTLSKKSLDMAIRHMDIRKRVPGNSRPLMTNIPASSMYSVRSGHQRSINVSVSGSPHATSSNAGSETSVNQNGLYSDNSEIDYYDMASDRGVQSPASVRGRYNYRPSY
- the LOC131617630 gene encoding uncharacterized protein LOC131617630; translated protein: MKCRYFTKEESDDLIDTDTMVTSDNDDASKRLKDTKLDARFLSFLEKDDSFFTPWSWEPNAFKNENASTEEKEYLSFHPGSYFKFQIIDEKILNEKAEENYKQDSPSPRSCSEDLYPAPLNLVITKVPTYFPVSYYYRNRKCYRSKKRSDAIVKGPEFIRV
- the LOC131621014 gene encoding uncharacterized protein LOC131621014 isoform X1 → MNRSFRASDSQIAVMQRRRQLGVSRSSSFFVDKDDELALFNQMRNCEDENDDLLLRDSNEEFVDSALGLNSRSSPLFNISSSTEAPVRKTGADDFLNSETDKNDYEWLLTPPGTPLFPSLEMETKKTVMSQLGASTTRPMALKSRMANPPPEHSRRNTLVSKQASSPGLTASGGGTRRPSSSGNPGSRPATPTGRSTLTTSSKSSRPSTPTSRTSIPSTPTSRTLIPSTPTSRTSIPSTPTSRTSIPSMPTSRTPIPSTRTMVAAAKPSLPSAKTTVPAIKTTTVPAAKPTVPSRSSTPLSRSTTRSSTPTSRPTLSNSRPTLSNSRPVSRASTPTRQPSTPLNVSTISAPSVKTSSIPKPAPALLKQPTPSRGTSPIARSRPWKPSEMPNFSLDAPPNLRTTLSERSVSATRGRPGAPSARSSSIEPASIGRPKRQSCSPSRGRPANGISHTSGSSMPAVNRGYSKANDKVSPVAMGTKMVERVINMRKLAPPKMDVKNSPRSNLSGKSTPSPDSSGFGRTLSKKSLDMAIRHMDIRKRVPGNSRPLMTNIPASSMYSVRSGHQRSINVSVSGSPHATSSNAGSETSVNQNGLYSDNSEIDYYDMASDRGVQSPASVRGRYNYRPSY